One window from the genome of Garra rufa chromosome 1, GarRuf1.0, whole genome shotgun sequence encodes:
- the atxn2l gene encoding ataxin-2-like protein isoform X1, which produces MSFRRQNQPGPGGRKTSNGTSGSMASSVPGSNSNRPAAGRNRNSVKTPSQSPPVFEGVYNNSRMLHFLTAVVGSRCDVMVKNGSVYEGIFKTLSSRCELAVDAVHKVKNEEGDGGGGGGTPVHPRREEITDTMIFGPNDLVTMICKDVDLNYATRDTFTDSAIGSRINGDHREKVLQRWDGGDSNGENFDLDADASNGWDASEMFRFNEETYGVKSTYDSSLSMYTVPLERGSTEGFRQREARAARLANEIEASSQYRSRVALENDEGRTEEDKFSAVARDRDRDGGERGRDSPGFSSAGSREAKYIPLPQRAREREMGVSGRGERGGAVSTLPNRTNRPGPSSSSPRPLPSGSGQSILPTDRSSPLSIRGGYSTHQSQSSPPTQPRPSEPGHSSPPSPHTLPHSLSHPQSLSDSARPVNGVSSRMSPKSQRPGQTNRNLRTPNSHSSPTVSRSPKPDAPSQDPPLANPTYLDTSSVTMVNPKASGTMVNPTGPTPLFPVDVNEILAKERTESPASPQEGKSGKVSSVQQRQHLEELRKFCNDFRLPSSSTHSSSKTSTADSVQANPAHNTQTDPAPLSEAKAAQPTTLTTEPPAEDRSRETNAEGVATTTPPPSTNISAPSALSGPAMQNPAAEGQTSGTPQPARTPGSEEGKPEASERSEGMADQVKKSTLNPNAKEFNPTKAPLSMVKPSATPTPPRPTPPSPTVVLQPPPGQGAIYNTQYLSYVSPIQIQGHSVQAPQMYPYPMTTVNQGKYPRTKGSVVTPRPDHSSSAPPMIQAAASAAGPPLVASPYPPSYLQYNQVISAMPHYPGQVYSMLQGGPRMLGSGGHPQTLGPPGPQYPGQNEGPPAPQQGMYAPQSFSHHSGSIHPPQPSSTPTGSQPPPQHPAPSPGQSGQSGPQPQSLYHSGPLSAPTPPNLPPGHSSPQASYSLQGYGLPGHQPLPHHYSSLGQLTQTHALSGPHHSGGHGPPPMMLLHATPQQGSGPQHGPPPPQQGPPQHYTYIGPPQGSFPADFIPHSWKLTE; this is translated from the exons ATGTCTTTTCGCCGACAGAAT CAACCTGGACCCGGTGGCCGCAAAACATCCAATGGAACTTCAGGGTCAATGGCTTCATCAGTTCCGGGGAGTAACTCTAACAGACCCGCCGCGGGAAG AAACAGAAACTCTGTGAAGACTCCCTCACAGTCACCACCT GTGTTTGAGGGTGTGTACAACAACTCCCGGATGCTCCATTTTCTCACAGCCGTGGTG GGCTCCAGATGCGATGTTATGGTGAAGAATGGCAGTGTATATGAGGGAATCTTCAAGACGTTAAGCTCACGT TGTGAGCTGGCAGTGGACGCAGTGCACAAAGTGAAAAATGAAGAAGGTGATGGAGGCGGTGGCGGAGGCACACCAGTCCATCCCAGGAGAGAAGAGATCACAGACACCATGATCTTTGGCCCTAATGATCTCGTCACTATGATCTGCAAAGATGTGGACCTCAATTACGCTACCCGAG ACACTTTCACAGACTCTGCGATCGGGTCAAGAATAAATGGTGACCACAGAGAGAAGGTCCTTCAAAGGTGGGATGGAGGCGATAGCAATGGAGAAAATTTTGACCTTGATGCAGACGCA TCTAATGGTTGGGATGCCAGCGAGATGTTCCGCTTTAATGAGGAGACCTATGGGGTGAAGTCCACCTATGACTCCAGTCTCTCCATGTACAC GGTTCCTCTGGAGCGGGGCAGCACTGAGGGCTTCAGACAGCGAGAAGCTCGAGCCGCCCGATTGGCCAATGAGATCGAGGCCAGTTCGCAGTATCGCAGCAGGGTGGCACTGGAGAATGATGAGGGTCGAACCGAGGAAGACAAATTCAGTGCTGTGGCTAGGGACAGAGACCGTGATGGAGGAGAAAGAGGAAGAGACAGTCCTGGGTTCTCCAGTGCTGGCAGCAG ggaGGCCAAGTACATTCCTCTACCCCAGAGGGCAAGGGAGCGAGAGATGGGAGTTTCTGGAAGGGGCGAAAGAGGAGGAGCAGTATCCACCCTGCCTAATCGAACAAATAGACCTGGCCCCTCGAGCTCTTCACCTAGACCCCTCCCCTCTGGAAGTGGCCAGTCCATTCTTCCCACTGATAGGAGCAGCCCTCTGTCCATCAGAGGAGGATACTCCACACACCAATCACAGAGCAGCCCGCCTACACAGCCCCGCCCCTCAGAGCCAGGTCACTCTAGCCCTCCTTCCCCACACACTCTCCCACATTCGCTCTCACACCCACAGTCTCTCTCAGACTCGGCCCGGCCTGTCAATGGAG TGTCATCCAGAATGTCACCTAAATCTCAAAGGCCTGGACAGACCAACAGAAACCTGCGTACCCCAAACTCTCACTCCTCCCCTACAG TCTCTCGTTCCCCTAAACCAGATGCTCCTTCCCAGGACCCTCCTCTGGCTAATCCTACCTACTTGGATACCTCTTCGGTTACTATGGTGAACCCCAAAGCTTCGGGTACTATGGTGAACCCCACTGGCCCCACCCCTCTGTTCCCTGTAGATG TGAATGAAATCCTGGCGAAGGAAAGGACAGAGAGTCCAGCTAGTCCTCAGGAGGGCAAGAGCGGCAAAG TCTCTTCAGTCCAGCAGAGACAACACCTTGAGGAGCTTCGCAAGTTTTGTAATGATTTTAGG CTTCCCTCTAGCTCCACCCATTCCAGCTCCAAAACTTCAACCGCTGACTCTGTTCAAGCAAACCCTGCCCATAACACACAAACAGACCCGGCCCCTCTATCAGAAGCTAAAGCAGCCCAGCCCACAACCCTGACTACAGAGCCTCCAGCAGAGGACAGAAGTAGAGAGACAAATGCAGAGGGGGTGGCGACCACCACCCCTCCGCCATCCACAAACATCTCTGCACCCTCTGCCCTGTCTGGCCCTGCCATGCAAAATCCAGCTGCAGAAGGGCAAACATCAGGGACACCCCAACCTGCAAGGACCCCAGGCAGTGAGGAGGGCAAACCAGAGGCCTCTGAGAGATCAGAGGGCATGGCTGA TCAAGTGAAGAAATCTACACTCAATCCCAACGCCAAAGAGTTCAACCCCACCAAGGCTCCTCTCAGCATG GTGAAGCCCTCAGCCACTCCCACCCCACCACGGCCAACTCCACCCAGCCCCACAGTGGTGTTGCAGCCCCCGCCAGGCCAGGGAGCCATTTACAACACTCAGTACCTGAGCTACGTCTCACCCATCCAGATACAGGGCCACTCTGTACAG gcaCCCCAGATGTACCCATATCCCATGACAACTGTAAACCAAGGAAAGTACCCAAGAACAAAAG GTTCTGTGGTGACTCCTCGTCCAGACCACAGCTCTTCAGCGCCCCCTATGATCCAGGCTGCGGCATCAGCAGCAGGACCTCCTCTGGTGGCGTCTCCTTACCCTCCCTCGTATCTGCAGTACAACCAGGTCATATCAGCAATGCCCCACTACCCTGGACAG GTGTACTCTATGCTTCAGGGTGGACCACGAATGCTTGGATCGGGAGGGCACCCACAGACCCTGGGTCCCCCAGGCCCCCAGTACCCTGGTCAGAATGAAGGACCGCCAGCCCCTCAGCAGGGGATGTATg CTCCGCAGTCATTCTCTCATCACTCTGGTTCCATCCATCCTCCTCAGCCCTCCAGCACCCCCACAGGCAGCCAGCCGCCCCCTCAGCACCCCGCCCCTAGTCCAGGACAG TCTGGTCAGTCTGGTCCTCAGCCTCAGTCTTTGTATCACTCTGGGCCACTGTCAGCCCCCACGCCCCCTAATCTGCCCCCAGGACACAGCTCTCCACAAGCCTCCTACTCCCTTCAGGGTTACGGCTTGCCGGGACACCAGCCCCTGCCTCATCACTACTCCTCTCTAGGACAGCTGACACAG ACCCATGCTCTCTCGGGTCCTCACCACTCAGGAGGTCACGGCCCACCGCCTATGATGTTGCTTCATGCCACCCCTCAGCAGGGTTCTGGCCCCCAGCACGGACCTCCTCCACCCCAGCAGGGACCCCCCCAGCACTACACCTACATTGGACCACCTCAGG GCTCATTCCCAGCAGATTTCATTCCACACTCCTGGAAACTGACAGAGTGA
- the atxn2l gene encoding ataxin-2-like protein isoform X3 yields the protein MHVTKKNRNSVKTPSQSPPVFEGVYNNSRMLHFLTAVVGSRCDVMVKNGSVYEGIFKTLSSRCELAVDAVHKVKNEEGDGGGGGGTPVHPRREEITDTMIFGPNDLVTMICKDVDLNYATRDTFTDSAIGSRINGDHREKVLQRWDGGDSNGENFDLDADASNGWDASEMFRFNEETYGVKSTYDSSLSMYTVPLERGSTEGFRQREARAARLANEIEASSQYRSRVALENDEGRTEEDKFSAVARDRDRDGGERGRDSPGFSSAGSREAKYIPLPQRAREREMGVSGRGERGGAVSTLPNRTNRPGPSSSSPRPLPSGSGQSILPTDRSSPLSIRGGYSTHQSQSSPPTQPRPSEPGHSSPPSPHTLPHSLSHPQSLSDSARPVNGVSSRMSPKSQRPGQTNRNLRTPNSHSSPTVSRSPKPDAPSQDPPLANPTYLDTSSVTMVNPKASGTMVNPTGPTPLFPVDVNEILAKERTESPASPQEGKSGKVSSVQQRQHLEELRKFCNDFRLPSSSTHSSSKTSTADSVQANPAHNTQTDPAPLSEAKAAQPTTLTTEPPAEDRSRETNAEGVATTTPPPSTNISAPSALSGPAMQNPAAEGQTSGTPQPARTPGSEEGKPEASERSEGMADQVKKSTLNPNAKEFNPTKAPLSMVKPSATPTPPRPTPPSPTVVLQPPPGQGAIYNTQYLSYVSPIQIQGHSVQAPQMYPYPMTTVNQGKYPRTKGSVVTPRPDHSSSAPPMIQAAASAAGPPLVASPYPPSYLQYNQVISAMPHYPGQVYSMLQGGPRMLGSGGHPQTLGPPGPQYPGQNEGPPAPQQGMYAPQSFSHHSGSIHPPQPSSTPTGSQPPPQHPAPSPGQSGQSGPQPQSLYHSGPLSAPTPPNLPPGHSSPQASYSLQGYGLPGHQPLPHHYSSLGQLTQTHALSGPHHSGGHGPPPMMLLHATPQQGSGPQHGPPPPQQGPPQHYTYIGPPQGSFPADFIPHSWKLTE from the exons ATGCATGTGACAAAAAA AAACAGAAACTCTGTGAAGACTCCCTCACAGTCACCACCT GTGTTTGAGGGTGTGTACAACAACTCCCGGATGCTCCATTTTCTCACAGCCGTGGTG GGCTCCAGATGCGATGTTATGGTGAAGAATGGCAGTGTATATGAGGGAATCTTCAAGACGTTAAGCTCACGT TGTGAGCTGGCAGTGGACGCAGTGCACAAAGTGAAAAATGAAGAAGGTGATGGAGGCGGTGGCGGAGGCACACCAGTCCATCCCAGGAGAGAAGAGATCACAGACACCATGATCTTTGGCCCTAATGATCTCGTCACTATGATCTGCAAAGATGTGGACCTCAATTACGCTACCCGAG ACACTTTCACAGACTCTGCGATCGGGTCAAGAATAAATGGTGACCACAGAGAGAAGGTCCTTCAAAGGTGGGATGGAGGCGATAGCAATGGAGAAAATTTTGACCTTGATGCAGACGCA TCTAATGGTTGGGATGCCAGCGAGATGTTCCGCTTTAATGAGGAGACCTATGGGGTGAAGTCCACCTATGACTCCAGTCTCTCCATGTACAC GGTTCCTCTGGAGCGGGGCAGCACTGAGGGCTTCAGACAGCGAGAAGCTCGAGCCGCCCGATTGGCCAATGAGATCGAGGCCAGTTCGCAGTATCGCAGCAGGGTGGCACTGGAGAATGATGAGGGTCGAACCGAGGAAGACAAATTCAGTGCTGTGGCTAGGGACAGAGACCGTGATGGAGGAGAAAGAGGAAGAGACAGTCCTGGGTTCTCCAGTGCTGGCAGCAG ggaGGCCAAGTACATTCCTCTACCCCAGAGGGCAAGGGAGCGAGAGATGGGAGTTTCTGGAAGGGGCGAAAGAGGAGGAGCAGTATCCACCCTGCCTAATCGAACAAATAGACCTGGCCCCTCGAGCTCTTCACCTAGACCCCTCCCCTCTGGAAGTGGCCAGTCCATTCTTCCCACTGATAGGAGCAGCCCTCTGTCCATCAGAGGAGGATACTCCACACACCAATCACAGAGCAGCCCGCCTACACAGCCCCGCCCCTCAGAGCCAGGTCACTCTAGCCCTCCTTCCCCACACACTCTCCCACATTCGCTCTCACACCCACAGTCTCTCTCAGACTCGGCCCGGCCTGTCAATGGAG TGTCATCCAGAATGTCACCTAAATCTCAAAGGCCTGGACAGACCAACAGAAACCTGCGTACCCCAAACTCTCACTCCTCCCCTACAG TCTCTCGTTCCCCTAAACCAGATGCTCCTTCCCAGGACCCTCCTCTGGCTAATCCTACCTACTTGGATACCTCTTCGGTTACTATGGTGAACCCCAAAGCTTCGGGTACTATGGTGAACCCCACTGGCCCCACCCCTCTGTTCCCTGTAGATG TGAATGAAATCCTGGCGAAGGAAAGGACAGAGAGTCCAGCTAGTCCTCAGGAGGGCAAGAGCGGCAAAG TCTCTTCAGTCCAGCAGAGACAACACCTTGAGGAGCTTCGCAAGTTTTGTAATGATTTTAGG CTTCCCTCTAGCTCCACCCATTCCAGCTCCAAAACTTCAACCGCTGACTCTGTTCAAGCAAACCCTGCCCATAACACACAAACAGACCCGGCCCCTCTATCAGAAGCTAAAGCAGCCCAGCCCACAACCCTGACTACAGAGCCTCCAGCAGAGGACAGAAGTAGAGAGACAAATGCAGAGGGGGTGGCGACCACCACCCCTCCGCCATCCACAAACATCTCTGCACCCTCTGCCCTGTCTGGCCCTGCCATGCAAAATCCAGCTGCAGAAGGGCAAACATCAGGGACACCCCAACCTGCAAGGACCCCAGGCAGTGAGGAGGGCAAACCAGAGGCCTCTGAGAGATCAGAGGGCATGGCTGA TCAAGTGAAGAAATCTACACTCAATCCCAACGCCAAAGAGTTCAACCCCACCAAGGCTCCTCTCAGCATG GTGAAGCCCTCAGCCACTCCCACCCCACCACGGCCAACTCCACCCAGCCCCACAGTGGTGTTGCAGCCCCCGCCAGGCCAGGGAGCCATTTACAACACTCAGTACCTGAGCTACGTCTCACCCATCCAGATACAGGGCCACTCTGTACAG gcaCCCCAGATGTACCCATATCCCATGACAACTGTAAACCAAGGAAAGTACCCAAGAACAAAAG GTTCTGTGGTGACTCCTCGTCCAGACCACAGCTCTTCAGCGCCCCCTATGATCCAGGCTGCGGCATCAGCAGCAGGACCTCCTCTGGTGGCGTCTCCTTACCCTCCCTCGTATCTGCAGTACAACCAGGTCATATCAGCAATGCCCCACTACCCTGGACAG GTGTACTCTATGCTTCAGGGTGGACCACGAATGCTTGGATCGGGAGGGCACCCACAGACCCTGGGTCCCCCAGGCCCCCAGTACCCTGGTCAGAATGAAGGACCGCCAGCCCCTCAGCAGGGGATGTATg CTCCGCAGTCATTCTCTCATCACTCTGGTTCCATCCATCCTCCTCAGCCCTCCAGCACCCCCACAGGCAGCCAGCCGCCCCCTCAGCACCCCGCCCCTAGTCCAGGACAG TCTGGTCAGTCTGGTCCTCAGCCTCAGTCTTTGTATCACTCTGGGCCACTGTCAGCCCCCACGCCCCCTAATCTGCCCCCAGGACACAGCTCTCCACAAGCCTCCTACTCCCTTCAGGGTTACGGCTTGCCGGGACACCAGCCCCTGCCTCATCACTACTCCTCTCTAGGACAGCTGACACAG ACCCATGCTCTCTCGGGTCCTCACCACTCAGGAGGTCACGGCCCACCGCCTATGATGTTGCTTCATGCCACCCCTCAGCAGGGTTCTGGCCCCCAGCACGGACCTCCTCCACCCCAGCAGGGACCCCCCCAGCACTACACCTACATTGGACCACCTCAGG GCTCATTCCCAGCAGATTTCATTCCACACTCCTGGAAACTGACAGAGTGA
- the atxn2l gene encoding ataxin-2-like protein isoform X2 translates to MSFRRQNQPGPGGRKTSNGTSGSMASSVPGSNSNRPAAGRNRNSVKTPSQSPPVFEGVYNNSRMLHFLTAVVGSRCDVMVKNGSVYEGIFKTLSSRCELAVDAVHKVKNEEGDGGGGGGTPVHPRREEITDTMIFGPNDLVTMICKDVDLNYATRDTFTDSAIGSRINGDHREKVLQRWDGGDSNGENFDLDADASNGWDASEMFRFNEETYGVKSTYDSSLSMYTVPLERGSTEGFRQREARAARLANEIEASSQYRSRVALENDEGRTEEDKFSAVARDRDRDGGERGRDSPGFSSAGSREAKYIPLPQRAREREMGVSGRGERGGAVSTLPNRTNRPGPSSSSPRPLPSGSGQSILPTDRSSPLSIRGGYSTHQSQSSPPTQPRPSEPGHSSPPSPHTLPHSLSHPQSLSDSARPVNGVSSRMSPKSQRPGQTNRNLRTPNSHSSPTVSRSPKPDAPSQDPPLANPTYLDTSSVTMVNPKASGTMVNPTGPTPLFPVDVNEILAKERTESPASPQEGKSGKVSSVQQRQHLEELRKFCNDFRLPSSSTHSSSKTSTADSVQANPAHNTQTDPAPLSEAKAAQPTTLTTEPPAEDRSRETNAEGVATTTPPPSTNISAPSALSGPAMQNPAAEGQTSGTPQPARTPGSEEGKPEASERSEGMADQVKKSTLNPNAKEFNPTKAPLSMVKPSATPTPPRPTPPSPTVVLQPPPGQGAIYNTQYLSYVSPIQIQGHSVQAPQMYPYPMTTVNQGKYPRTKGSVVTPRPDHSSSAPPMIQAAASAAGPPLVASPYPPSYLQYNQVISAMPHYPGQVYSMLQGGPRMLGSGGHPQTLGPPGPQYPGQNEGPPAPQQGMYAPQSFSHHSGSIHPPQPSSTPTGSQPPPQHPAPSPGQSGQSGPQPQSLYHSGPLSAPTPPNLPPGHSSPQASYSLQGYGLPGHQPLPHHYSSLGQLTQTHALSGPHHSGGHGPPPMMLLHATPQQGSGPQHGPPPPQQGPPQHYTYIGPPQVQAHSQQISFHTPGN, encoded by the exons ATGTCTTTTCGCCGACAGAAT CAACCTGGACCCGGTGGCCGCAAAACATCCAATGGAACTTCAGGGTCAATGGCTTCATCAGTTCCGGGGAGTAACTCTAACAGACCCGCCGCGGGAAG AAACAGAAACTCTGTGAAGACTCCCTCACAGTCACCACCT GTGTTTGAGGGTGTGTACAACAACTCCCGGATGCTCCATTTTCTCACAGCCGTGGTG GGCTCCAGATGCGATGTTATGGTGAAGAATGGCAGTGTATATGAGGGAATCTTCAAGACGTTAAGCTCACGT TGTGAGCTGGCAGTGGACGCAGTGCACAAAGTGAAAAATGAAGAAGGTGATGGAGGCGGTGGCGGAGGCACACCAGTCCATCCCAGGAGAGAAGAGATCACAGACACCATGATCTTTGGCCCTAATGATCTCGTCACTATGATCTGCAAAGATGTGGACCTCAATTACGCTACCCGAG ACACTTTCACAGACTCTGCGATCGGGTCAAGAATAAATGGTGACCACAGAGAGAAGGTCCTTCAAAGGTGGGATGGAGGCGATAGCAATGGAGAAAATTTTGACCTTGATGCAGACGCA TCTAATGGTTGGGATGCCAGCGAGATGTTCCGCTTTAATGAGGAGACCTATGGGGTGAAGTCCACCTATGACTCCAGTCTCTCCATGTACAC GGTTCCTCTGGAGCGGGGCAGCACTGAGGGCTTCAGACAGCGAGAAGCTCGAGCCGCCCGATTGGCCAATGAGATCGAGGCCAGTTCGCAGTATCGCAGCAGGGTGGCACTGGAGAATGATGAGGGTCGAACCGAGGAAGACAAATTCAGTGCTGTGGCTAGGGACAGAGACCGTGATGGAGGAGAAAGAGGAAGAGACAGTCCTGGGTTCTCCAGTGCTGGCAGCAG ggaGGCCAAGTACATTCCTCTACCCCAGAGGGCAAGGGAGCGAGAGATGGGAGTTTCTGGAAGGGGCGAAAGAGGAGGAGCAGTATCCACCCTGCCTAATCGAACAAATAGACCTGGCCCCTCGAGCTCTTCACCTAGACCCCTCCCCTCTGGAAGTGGCCAGTCCATTCTTCCCACTGATAGGAGCAGCCCTCTGTCCATCAGAGGAGGATACTCCACACACCAATCACAGAGCAGCCCGCCTACACAGCCCCGCCCCTCAGAGCCAGGTCACTCTAGCCCTCCTTCCCCACACACTCTCCCACATTCGCTCTCACACCCACAGTCTCTCTCAGACTCGGCCCGGCCTGTCAATGGAG TGTCATCCAGAATGTCACCTAAATCTCAAAGGCCTGGACAGACCAACAGAAACCTGCGTACCCCAAACTCTCACTCCTCCCCTACAG TCTCTCGTTCCCCTAAACCAGATGCTCCTTCCCAGGACCCTCCTCTGGCTAATCCTACCTACTTGGATACCTCTTCGGTTACTATGGTGAACCCCAAAGCTTCGGGTACTATGGTGAACCCCACTGGCCCCACCCCTCTGTTCCCTGTAGATG TGAATGAAATCCTGGCGAAGGAAAGGACAGAGAGTCCAGCTAGTCCTCAGGAGGGCAAGAGCGGCAAAG TCTCTTCAGTCCAGCAGAGACAACACCTTGAGGAGCTTCGCAAGTTTTGTAATGATTTTAGG CTTCCCTCTAGCTCCACCCATTCCAGCTCCAAAACTTCAACCGCTGACTCTGTTCAAGCAAACCCTGCCCATAACACACAAACAGACCCGGCCCCTCTATCAGAAGCTAAAGCAGCCCAGCCCACAACCCTGACTACAGAGCCTCCAGCAGAGGACAGAAGTAGAGAGACAAATGCAGAGGGGGTGGCGACCACCACCCCTCCGCCATCCACAAACATCTCTGCACCCTCTGCCCTGTCTGGCCCTGCCATGCAAAATCCAGCTGCAGAAGGGCAAACATCAGGGACACCCCAACCTGCAAGGACCCCAGGCAGTGAGGAGGGCAAACCAGAGGCCTCTGAGAGATCAGAGGGCATGGCTGA TCAAGTGAAGAAATCTACACTCAATCCCAACGCCAAAGAGTTCAACCCCACCAAGGCTCCTCTCAGCATG GTGAAGCCCTCAGCCACTCCCACCCCACCACGGCCAACTCCACCCAGCCCCACAGTGGTGTTGCAGCCCCCGCCAGGCCAGGGAGCCATTTACAACACTCAGTACCTGAGCTACGTCTCACCCATCCAGATACAGGGCCACTCTGTACAG gcaCCCCAGATGTACCCATATCCCATGACAACTGTAAACCAAGGAAAGTACCCAAGAACAAAAG GTTCTGTGGTGACTCCTCGTCCAGACCACAGCTCTTCAGCGCCCCCTATGATCCAGGCTGCGGCATCAGCAGCAGGACCTCCTCTGGTGGCGTCTCCTTACCCTCCCTCGTATCTGCAGTACAACCAGGTCATATCAGCAATGCCCCACTACCCTGGACAG GTGTACTCTATGCTTCAGGGTGGACCACGAATGCTTGGATCGGGAGGGCACCCACAGACCCTGGGTCCCCCAGGCCCCCAGTACCCTGGTCAGAATGAAGGACCGCCAGCCCCTCAGCAGGGGATGTATg CTCCGCAGTCATTCTCTCATCACTCTGGTTCCATCCATCCTCCTCAGCCCTCCAGCACCCCCACAGGCAGCCAGCCGCCCCCTCAGCACCCCGCCCCTAGTCCAGGACAG TCTGGTCAGTCTGGTCCTCAGCCTCAGTCTTTGTATCACTCTGGGCCACTGTCAGCCCCCACGCCCCCTAATCTGCCCCCAGGACACAGCTCTCCACAAGCCTCCTACTCCCTTCAGGGTTACGGCTTGCCGGGACACCAGCCCCTGCCTCATCACTACTCCTCTCTAGGACAGCTGACACAG ACCCATGCTCTCTCGGGTCCTCACCACTCAGGAGGTCACGGCCCACCGCCTATGATGTTGCTTCATGCCACCCCTCAGCAGGGTTCTGGCCCCCAGCACGGACCTCCTCCACCCCAGCAGGGACCCCCCCAGCACTACACCTACATTGGACCACCTCAGG TGCAGGCTCATTCCCAGCAGATTTCATTCCACACTCCTGGAAACTGA